A window of Paenibacillus phoenicis genomic DNA:
AGCCAAAACGATCGCCAAAGAGCTGGATATGCGGCTGGAGCGGATCGAATCGCTGAACACCGAACCTTTGTATATGGAAGCGCTCAGCGACGTCATTATCAAATCTTGGGAAAAGAGATGAGAGGGCATGCGTGATTCTTCACGTCAAGTGGTCGTTATCGGCGGGGGGCTGACCGGTCTGTCTGCGGCCTTTTACGTTCGTAAATTCTACAAAGAACGGGGCGTGACCCCGCAAATTACGCTGCTGGAAAAGGGGAACACCCTCGGCGGCAAAATTGAAACGTTGGAGAAGGACGATTTCGTGATCGAGAAAGGTCCGGATTCCTTCCTGGCCCGCAAGACGGCCATGATTGACCTGGCGAAGGAGCTGGGGCTGGAAGGCGAGCTCGTGTCGATGAACCCAGAGGCTAAGAAGACGTACATCGTCAGCGAAGGGAAGCTGCATCCGATGCCTTCGGGGCTGGTGCTTGGCATCCCGACCGAGCTGGGACCGTTCTTGCGCAGCGGTCTTGTCTCTTGGAGCGGTAAAGCCCGGGCGATGTTGGACCTCGTGATGCCGGCACGGCAAAGCGAAGAGGATGAGTCGCTTGGCGCATTTATCGAGCGCCGGCTGGGTGCCGAGGTGCTGCAAAACATCACCGAGCCGCTGCTCGCCGGCATTTATGCGGGCGACACTTACAACCTCAGCCTGCAATCGACCTTCCCGCAGTTTGGCGAGGTGGAACGGGCATACGGCAGCCTGATTAAAGGCATGATGTCCGGCAAGAAGCCCACGGAGACGCACACCGGCACAAAACGCAGCGCCTTCCTCACGTTCCGCAAAGGGCTGAAGACCTTGGTCAACGGCCTGGTCGAGTCGCTGTCGGATGTGGACTGCCGCTTGCGGACCGAGGTGGTGGAAATTCGCCGCACCGGAACTGACGCGTACGAGGTCGTACTCGCCTCAGGCGAATCGCTCCCGGCGGATGACGTGATCGTTACGGTGCCGGCGTTTGCCGCCGCCGAGCTGCTGCGGCCGCATGTGGATGTGGCCGCGCTGGACGCAGTGAACTACGTGTCCGTGGCTAACGTTGTCATGGCTTTTGATCGCAAGGATGTCACCGGCCAGTTCGACGGCTCAGGCTTCCTCGTGCCGCGCAAGGAAGGCATGAACATCACCGCCTGCACGTGGACCGGCATCAAATGGCTGCACACGAGCCCGGAAGACAAAATGCTGCTGCGCTGCTACGTTGGCCGTTCCGGCGACGAGGAGAAAACGTTTTTGCCTGACGAGGAACTGCTGGAGCTGGTGCTCGACGATTTGAAGCGGCTGATGAACATCACGGCCCGGCCGTTGTTCACAGAAATTACCCGCCTGCCAAAATCGATGCCGCAGTATCCGGTGGGCCATCTGCAGCAGGTTGCTGAGCTGCGCAGCCAACTGGAGGAGAAGCTGCCTGGCGTATATGCGACGGGGGCGGCATTTTACGGCGTTGGCCTGCCCGACTGTATCAAGCAAGCGAAAGAGCTGGCGGAGCAGATGGCAGACCAGCTGAAGGTCGCTCAAGCTTAAGCCAAAGGCCGGCTAAACGGCCTGACATAGGACTTCCTGACCCCTTGCCCGCAAAATAGGCGAGGGGTTCTATTTATTTCCGGAGACCTGATATAATAAAATCAAACGGTCGGCTTTTAAGCACGAAGGAATGGAGACAGCGCCTTCCATCGTAACGATAGATCTATGCAAAAAGGAGTCCGTAATGTACCCATCAAGATCGGAAAAATACAAGAAGAAACAGCAGGAAAAAAAGCGGCGTCTAAACCGGATTTGGCTGACGTTAAACTTGACTCTCATCACTTTAATTTTCGTGCTGGGAGCTTACTTTTATTTGGAGGAACGCACCGGGCAGGCTGGATTGGACTCGGGAACGGAGCAGCAGCTGCCAGGCGCATGGAGCGACACCGGATCGGATGTTGGCGATCCGACGACCGGAGAGACGCCGATTGTGCAGCCGGATGATCGCGATGCTGCGTCGACGGAAACGGAAGACGAGAGCGAGCAGAATCCAACGAATACAGGTGAGAACTCATCCGGAGAAAATAACACCGATACAGGTAACGAGGATAAAGATGGAGCAACGAATTTGCCATCCAATGCTGGTGCAGACTTAAGCGAGGCAGGCGGCGATGCGGCTCGGCTGTTGGTTCATTTTGCAGGGGATACGATGTTCTCCGGCAAAGTGGAAGAGCGGTTAGAGAAAGCGGGATACGAGCTCCCGTATGAGTACGTGCGGGGATTGTTCCAGAACGACGATTTAAGCGTACTGAATTTAGAGACGCCTGTGACGACCGGCGGGGAGCCGGCGGAGGATAAAACCTATGTGTTTAAGTCGCCGCCAAAGGCGATTGAACCGATGGTTCAGGCCGGCGTGGACGCGGTGAATTTGGCGAATAACCATGTGTTGGACCAAGGCGTTCCCGGTCTCCTGGATACGATGAAAGCTCTGCGGCAGCAAAACGTGATGTATGTCGGGGCTGGCAAGAACAGCAAGGAAGCGTACGCTCCGGTTTATCTCGAACGTAGAGGAATCAAGATCGCCCTGTTTGGCTTTAGCCGGGTCGTCCCGGAGCCAGGGTGGGTCGCTGGAGCAAACAAACCGGGGGTAGCCTCCGTGTATGCGCCGGAAGCTGCGCTGAACGCCATTAAGGCGGCCCGCAAGAACTCAGATCTTGTGTTCGTGATCGCCCACTGGGGCAAGGAGCGGACGACCAAACTGGAGAAGCACCAGCAAGAGCTGGCGCACGCCTTCATTGATGCCGGGGCGGATCTGGTCATCGGCGGTCATCCGCATGTGATGCAAGGGCTGGAGCAATACAAAGGCAAATGGATTGCATACAGTACGGGTAACTTTATTTTTACGAAATCAAAGGATCCGAAGACGTGGGAAACTGCAGTGTTTGCCGCTTCCTGCACACGCGACGGGGATTGCGATCTCAAGCTGATCCCGTTTCGTACAGAACTGGGCCAGCCCGTGCCGATGAGCGCCGAGGACGGAAACAAACTGTTGAAAGAAATCGAAGGCTTCTCGCCGGGGGTACGGATCTCGGAGGACGGAGATGTGAGCGCCTCGAAGACCGGGCGGATTCAAGAATCCGGTACTTCGCTGTCAGCGGATGACCGGACATAAGTGGAAGGTTCGTTTCCGATAAGAAGGAGGCGAGAGCATGCGTAACCCATGCGTTGCCCATCGCGGTTTCTCTGGAATTGCCCCGGAGAACACGATGGCTGCGGTCCAGCTCGCCATGGAGCAGGAGGATGTCCACTGGATCGAAGTTGATGTACAATGTTCAAAGGACGGCGTGCCTTTGCTGATTCATGATTTTACGCTGAACCGCACGACAAACGGAAAGGGACCGGTCAAGGATAAAACCTGGGCGGAGCTGCAAACGCTGGATGCCGGGAGCTGGAAATCCAAGGCCTACCGTGGGGAACGGCTGCCAAGCCTTGATGAATTTTTGGATGCCGTTGCCGGACGACTGCGGGTTAATCTGGAAATCAAGACCGAAGGGAATATGTACCCGGGGCTGGAGGAAAAGGTGGTCGCTGCGGTCAAACGGCGGCATATGGAGCACGAGGTTGTACTGACTTCGTTTGAACCACGGATACTGGCGAAGATCAAGGAGATCGGCCGGGGGATCCGCACGGGTCTGATCATCGACCGGCAGCCCAAAGATTTGCTGCTGCGGCTGAAGCTGTTGCACTGTTCGTTCTTATCGATTTATTATCGCGCATTAACCGCAGAGATGGCTGCCAAAGCGTTTAAACACGGCATTGAGGTGATGGCTTGGACGATGGATGATGTGAAGTCGCTGCGGAAGGTGGCGGCGATGCATCCTGAAATCCTGCTATGCACGAACCGGCCGGATGTCTGGCGCCAAGCGATCGGTAACGGGAAAGTGAAAAATTCGATTGGGAAACCACAATCCCCTGGAGGAGAAGATGACGATGAACAAATTAATCGCTAATGTGTATTGCGTAGGCCGAAATTACCGGGCACATGCCGAGGAGCTTGGCAATGAGGTGCCTACTGAGCCGATGATCTTCCTGAAACCGTCCCATGCGGTGACCGCCATGGACGGCAGGGGGCTGGAGCTTCCGGCGGACCGGGGCTCGGTGCATTATGAAGCTGAGCTGGTGCTGCGTATCGCCCGCGATTATAAGCCGGGGATGACGGTCGACGAATTGGTGGATGTGATCGCGTTTGGGATCGACTTCACGCTGCGCGACGTACAGAGCATCGTCAAAGACAAGGGCAATCCGTGGACGCCGGCCAAAGGCTTCCTACAATCGGCGCCAATCACGCCATACATCGCTTTCCCCGGCGCGGTGGAGACGGCAAATGAAGATTTTGTGCTGCGGAAGAATGGGGAGATTGTGCAGCGCGGCAATATCAGCCGGATGATTTTCCCGCTGCAGCAAATCGTTGATTATATCGCTGAGCATTATGGGCTGGGCGAAGGCGATTTGATTTTCACCGGAACGCCTGAAGGGGTAGGCCCGGTATATCAAGGGGACAAGCTGGAGCTGTCCTACGGCGATAAAGTGCTTGGCAGCTGCACAGTGGCTGTCGGTCCTTCGGCAAAATGATGATGGATTGGATTATTGGGGCGCTTTGCGCCCTAATCGTGTCTGCAGCCGCCTATAAGAAGCGATCGTTATCGCTCTCCGGCATGCTGGCCGCATGGATCATGGGAACCGTATACTACGGGGCCGGCAACTTGTTCTGGTTTGGGATCTTGCTGCTATTTTTCGTCAGCTCGTCGGTCTTTTCGCATTTTCGCGGGGATCGTAAGGCGGAGCTAGAAAAATCGTATGCCAAGAGCGGCCGCCGGGACGCGGGGCAGGTGCTGGCGAACGGCGGACTGGGGATGCTAGCTTGCCTTGGCAACCTGTTTTGGCCAAATCCGGCGTGGGCCTACTTCTTCGTAGGCACGATGGCCGCAGTAACGGCGGACACGTGGGCAACGGAATGGGGCGGCCTTAGCAAAAGCGAGCCGCGTTCGATTCTGAACGGCCGCCGGGTTCCTCCGGGAACATCGGGCGGGGTGACGCTGCTGGGTAGCACGGCGGCGCTGGCCGGGGCCGTATGCATCGGCGGGGCTGCATGGCTGCTGCGCATGTGGACCGGAGATGACACTTATGCCGGAGTAGGTTCCGCGTTGCTTGCGCTGGTGAAATGGGGGCTGATCGGCGGGATTTCCGGCTTGGCCGGGGCTTTTGCCGACTCCTGGCTGGGCGCGACGGTTCAATATATGCATCGCTGCGTCGTTTGCGGCAAAGAGGTTGAGGTGGCGACGCATTGCGGTCAGGAGACCGTGGTGCTGCGAGGTTTTCGCTGGATGGATAATGATATGGTGAATTTACTCAGTTCCCTGGCGGCGGGTTTGCTGGCTTGGGGAATCGGGATGATAGGATAAAGTAGGGATTCGAGCATGAACATATTAACGGTGGAGCATCTGACCAAAACCTATGGGGAGAAAGTGTTGTTTCAGGACGCTTCCTTTGGCATGGACGAAAACGATAAAATCGGCATCATCGGCGTCAACGGAACGGGCAAATCCACGTTCCTGAAGGTCATCGCCGGTCTGGAACAAGCCGATTCCGGCAAAGTCGCCATCAACCGGGACGTCCGCGTGACGTTTCTGGCGCAAAATCCCGACTATGATCCGGACATCTCCGTGTTGCGCGGCGTGTTCCAAGGCGGCGGGCCTGAGCTCCAATTGGTGTCTGCTTATATGGAGGCAGAGGAAGCGATCGAACGGGAACCGGGGGATGCGGGGCGGCAAGCGGAACTGGCGCGGCTGTCCCAGGAGATGGACCGACTGCAGACATGGACCCTGGTCAGCGAGGCCAAAAGCGTCTTGTCCAAGCTGGGCATCACCGATTTTACCCAGAATATGGGCAGCTTGTCCGGGGGTCAGCGGAAGCGCGTTGCGCTCGCCTCAGCGTTAATTCTCCCATCGGAGCTATTGATTATGGACGAGCCCACCAACCACATCGACAATGAATCCGTCGCTTGGTTGGAGACGTATCTCCAGAAACGGCGCGGGGCGTTGCTCCTGATTACGCATGACCGTTATTTTCTGGACCGCGTCTGCAATGTGATGCTGGAGCTCGATCACGGCCGGTTGTTCCGCTACGAGGCGAATTACAGCCGTTTCCTGGAGCTCAAGAGCGAGCGTGAGGAGCGTGAAGCCGCCTCCGAACAGAAGCGGCAAAATCTGCTGCGGGGTGAGCTCGCTTGGATTCGCCGCGGAGCCAAGGCACGTTCGACCAAGCAGAAGGCGCGGATTGAACGGTTTGAGAAGCTGCAAGCGGCCAAGACGGAATACAAAAGCGACAACCTCGAAATCTCGGTGGCTTCAACTCGATTGGGGCGCAAAATTTTGGAGATCGAAGGGCTGCGTAAATCAATTGAAGGTCGGCTGCTCATCAGGGATCTGACCTACACGGCGGTCCCGGGCGACCGCGTGGGCATCGTGGGGCCTAACGGCAGCGGGAAATCGACGCTGCTGAACATGATCGCCGGTCGAATCGAACCGGATGCCGGCCATATTGTGCTGGGCCAGACGGTGAAGCTGGGTTATTTTACTCAGGAGCATCAGGAAATGGACAGTCAGCAACGGGTGATCGAATATATCAAGGAAGCAGCGGAGGTTGTGACGACGGCGGACGGCTCGCGGATTACCGCATCGCAAATGCTGGAGCGGTTCCTGTTCCCGCCGGAGATGCAATGGACGCCGATCGGCAAGCTGTCGGGCGGTGAGAAGCGGCGACTGTATCTGCTGCGTGTGCTGATGGGAGCGCCTAACGTTTTGCTGCTGGACGAACCAACTAACGATCTCGATATCCAGACGTTGACCGTGCTGGAGGCGTATTTGGATGAGTTCCCCGGCGCCGTCTTTGTTGTCTCCCATGACCGGTATTTCCTCGATCGGACCGTGGACAAGATTATGGCGTTTGAGGGCGGCGGAGTCGTTGCTGTACATGTGGGCGACTATAGCGATTACGAGGAATGGACGCAGGGGAGCGGTGCGAATGGCGCGGGTAAAGGGAGCGAAGGTAGTTCAGCGGCTTCGGGCTCGCGGAAGGCAGGTTCTTCGGACTCAGCGGCTGCCAGAGGTTCAGCCTCCCAAGCCAACACTGGCAACCGCAATTCAGGGCGCGGCGAGAAGCTGAAGTTCAGCTATAACGAGCAGCGGGAGTTCGAAACGATCGACGCGACCATCGAAGCAGCCGAGCAACGTCTTGCCGCTATTTCCGAGGAAATGGAAGCTGCGGCGAGCGATGCCGTTCGCCTGCAGGAGCTGATGCAACAGCAGCAGGAAGCGGAGGCCGAGCTGGACCGGCTGATGGAGCGCTGGACGTATCTGAACGAGCTGGCGGAGAAGATCGAAGCCCAGCGGAACGGGTGAAGGTGGTTGCAACTTTTTCGGGATACGGCGATGCAATTCAGCATTGGATGTTACACTTGCGGCAGGTACAGCAATGAGAGCAACAACATTGTATTCGATTTTTCGCATACAATTGTTCCCTTTTGCGGCGATAACCCGTATTCTATTCGATTTTTCATATAGAATTGAGGGATTTGTCCTTCGGAAGCCGAAATCTATATGAAATTTCATATACATTTCGTCGAAATCCCCAAAACGGGAGAATTCTGTTCGATTTTTCATATAAAATGAAAATTTGATGCGCAACATTTTGCGCAGTCCGGATACGATCATTACGGTGGCGATTACGCTCATCATGATGATGCTGTTGTTCGTCTACGTATTTGGCGGCGCCATTGAGTCAGGTACGGACAACTACGTGAATTATCTGCTGCCGGGAATCCTGTTGATGGCGATCGCTTCCGGCGTCGCGTACACCTCGCTGCGGCTGTTTAATGATATCAAAAGCGGACCGATGTCGCGATTCATCACCATGCCGATCAAGCGCTCGTCGGTATTGTGGGCGCATGTGCTGACCTCGCTCTTTTCCAATGCATTAACGCTCGTGGTGGTGTTCTTGGTCGCCCTCTTGATGGGCTTCCGCTCCAGCGCCTCTCTTCTGAAGTGGCTTGCGGTAGCTGGGACTAGGTCTGTTCACACTGGCATTAACCTGGCTTTCCATTATTCCTGGCTTGACAGCCAAATCGATGGAAGGGGCGACGGCCTACTCGTACCCGCTGATTTTTCTGCCGTTTATTAGTTCGGCTTTTGTTCCCACCGAAACCATGCCAAAAGTGATCCGCGCGTTCGCTGAGAACCAGCCTGTTACCTCCATTGTCGATGCCGTTCGTGCCTTGCTGTACAAGGGGACGGTTGGGAATGAGATCTGGATCGCGCTTGCCTGGTGTGTAGGCATCACGGTTATCGCATATTTCTTTGCGAGTAGAGTTTTTAAAAGTAAGTTAGGGTAATACGCGCTAAGATTTAAAGGAAACAAGGGCTATTTTTAGGCCAACTAGGATAACTTCATAGAATTAGAAAATCCTTGCAATCTCTTAAACAGGGAGAGTAAGGATTTTTTTACTTCCTATTAAATGCAAAATTGACCGCAGTATAAAAAGAAGATATATTTATTTCATACATATAATTCCAAACTCATTTTATCTAAAGAATGCGTGGTGAGAAAGCCAATGAGTACAGCTACGATTCTGGCGGAAGTTCACTCCTTTATGAAAGAAAATGAGCTAAGTTTAAGTCAATTCTCGGCAAAGTTAAATATTAATGCGGGTACGTTAAGTTATATTCTAAACGGTAACCGTACCTTGACCATCGATCATTTGGATCGGATTTCAGAGGTCATGGGCTTACCCATGGGGCATTATTATGAGCATTATATTAACGATTATCTCCAAGAGAGAAATCCAGATTGGCGGAGAGTGGCCCCTTTCCTTCGGAAATGTGCTGAATTGAACAAGCTGGATTGCATTCGCAGAACGATATGCATGCTGTTGGATAATTTGACGTACTCTACGTCCTTATTCGAGCTGGCCGAGGAGTTTTATGAGAAGGGATTATATGGTGCTGCGGAGATTCTGTATGAAAATGTGGCCATGAGCGAAACAAAGCAACATTCTGAGCGGTTAGCTTTATGCCAGTATCGGCTGTTTAAGATTCGGATTGGGTCGGACCAGGCTCACAATCTCAAAATTGCTTACCAATTTGAACCCTACGTAGATCGGCTGGATGAGGTTACGCAGTTGGACGCATTAAAGGACTTGGCTAACCTGTACCGCTCGCTTCGTGAGTGGGACCGGCTTGAGGTTCTAGCTCTCGAGATGGAGCGCAAGGCACGCCTCCTCTATTTCAGCAACAGACGCTCAGAAAAGGAATTTTACGAAATGCAACGTCGGCTTAGCAGACCGATGTTTGTATATATTGTTTATGCTAAACTATTATGTGCAGAAGCTTATGAGGGTAGAGAAGATTATACTAAAGCGTTGGAATATACTTATCAATATGTCGATTTAAGTTGGGTGCGGGAAAAGGACGAGGAGACTAAGCATTGGTTAAGTTTATTTGAAAAATGGTCGAGTGCCAATTTACATGTCAATCGACTCAAGAGCGGTGAAATCGAATATCTGCCTGAATACGTTACGTTTATGGAAGAAAACCCAGATGAGATTATACAGGCAATTTCGAACGTTATGTATGCTGCTAACCGGTACCAAATTGATGTAGATTATATTCTACTTCGATTTAAGTCAGAAATTGAAGCATATATCAACCGTAAACAAACGAATGACTTGTATAATGACCACGTTCTACCTGATAAGTATAATCAATTTTTATATGATCTTACTTATTACTATCTACGCAAAAAAGATTACACAATGGGTTTTAATTATTTGATGCAAGGACTAGAGAATTCGGTTAGAATTAATAACAAGGAAGTACTTCTTGATTTTATGATATTATTTGAGCAGCATAGACACATGGCCGCAGAAGATATTTGCCAGAAGTATAAGGAAGTCGTTTGTGAGGTGAAGAGAGGAATATGAAACCTAAAGTCCTTATTGTTTTAGCGATTCTTTTTTCTTTAATATTTACTACACCTGGTACTCTCCATCTTGATCAACCTGTTTATACTGCTTTTGGTCAACATGGTGGTGCATAAACAACTTACATAAGTGCACATAAGAAAAAACGCCTATTCGTTAAGTTTAACGAACAGGCGTTTTTTCTTTTACCGAATCACAATCATCTGCCGCAAATCCCGGGAATCGCCGTTTAGCTTGGTTTCGGCGGCGTTCAGCTGCGCGGAGCCGTCGCCGTCGAGGAAGATGCCGTCGACGAGCTGGCCGTCGGCTAACGCCGCCTTGACGGCGGTGCGGAACGCTTCGGCGGTGCAGCGGGTGGGGGTGACGATCAGCCACAGCTGGCCGTTCGCGTCATACGCGAGACCGGAGCGGAGCCGGTTCTCATCGGGATTCGGCAGGTGCTCAGCCTCCACCGCCGCAGCCCGCCATCCGGCGTCATCCGGCAGCTTCATGCTGACGCCGCCTTGGGCAAAATAGCGGGTGCGGTCCGTAACGGCCAGCTCGCTTGCGGCGGATACCACTTGCACCGAGAAGCTGCCCGTGGCGCCGTCCCACACGAGCGTGCCGCGGGCGTATTTAGCGTTGAACCACCCGGACCCGTAGGCGCCGGCCGTGCCTTGGACCGGCTGATCGTTGTTCACCGCCAGCGACAATACGGCTTCGTTGTAAAAGAATCCGCCGTTCATCCCATATACGCGGTAACGTCCCAGTGGCTGATCCGCCGCCCGCAGTTCAATGCGCTCCGGATCTACAACTAAGGCATGCAGTTTGACACCGTTTGCTGCGGTAGTCTCATGATATTCATAATGGCGGGGGAGCAGGTAGCGGCTGCCCCAACCGATCATCAGCAGGATGACGAGAAAAATCGCCATGACCGAAGCCATGGCGATTCCCCAGCGTTGCCCCTTAATCGGCAACATAAGCGGCTAGCAGGCGGGTCGTATTAATGACCGCCAGTTTATGTGTCCGCTCCATGGCGTGCGAGGCATGCACGCCCGGTCCGATCAGCGCAGCGCGGATATTGTGGCCGCCGCGCAGGGCAGCCGAGGCATCGGAGCCGTAATACGGATAAATATCAACCGCATGCGGGATGCCAAGGCCCTTGGCAAGCTCGATCAGCCGGGTGGTCATCTCGTAGTCATAAGGGCCGCTGGAGTCTTTCGCGCAAATCGAGACATCGGTCTCTTTGCAGCTCAGATCATCGCCCATAGCGCCCATGTCAACGGCGATCATTTCGTTCACGCCGTCCGGAATCCAGGAGGCGCCGTGCCCCACTTCCTCGTAGTTGGAGATGAGGAACACCAGATCATGTCTCGGCGTCCAGCCTTCACGGCGGATCGATTCGATCAGCCCGAACAGGGCCGCTACGCTGGCTTTGTCGTCCAGGTGGCGAGATTTAATGAATCCGCTTGGTGTGATCACGGCGCGGGCATCAAACGAAATGAAGTCGCCGACCCCGATCCCAAGCTTCAGCACGTCCTCTTTACTTTCCACAACCTCGTCGATCCGGACCTCCATGTTCTTCTCCTCACGTTTGAAATCGCGGGCATCGCTGTAGACGTGAACGGAAGGATGGGTCGACAGAATCGTGCCGGTATATACTCGGCCGCTGCGGGTGTGAATTTGGCAGTATTCGTTCTCGATACTGTTCATCATGAACCCGCCAACGGAGGTGATTGCCAGCGTACCGTTCGAACGGATGGCGCGCACCATGGCGCCTAACGTGTCAACGTGGCCGCTGAGTGCAATGCGCCGCGACGAATCGCGGCCAGGCACGGTCAGGATCGCTCCACCTTTTTCATTAAAGCTGCAAGGTACACCCAAGGCTTCGGCCTCACGCCCGATGAACGTCATGACATTGTGTGTAAACCCGCTTGGGCTTGGGGTGTCCAGCAAGGATTTGAGCAAATTTAAAATATAGGTTTCATTCGGTTGGATATTCATGGGAAACCTCCTTTATGGGTTAGGTCGGACTCTTCATTACGCGT
This region includes:
- a CDS encoding glycerophosphodiester phosphodiesterase, with amino-acid sequence MRNPCVAHRGFSGIAPENTMAAVQLAMEQEDVHWIEVDVQCSKDGVPLLIHDFTLNRTTNGKGPVKDKTWAELQTLDAGSWKSKAYRGERLPSLDEFLDAVAGRLRVNLEIKTEGNMYPGLEEKVVAAVKRRHMEHEVVLTSFEPRILAKIKEIGRGIRTGLIIDRQPKDLLLRLKLLHCSFLSIYYRALTAEMAAKAFKHGIEVMAWTMDDVKSLRKVAAMHPEILLCTNRPDVWRQAIGNGKVKNSIGKPQSPGGEDDDEQINR
- the hemY gene encoding protoporphyrinogen oxidase; protein product: MRDSSRQVVVIGGGLTGLSAAFYVRKFYKERGVTPQITLLEKGNTLGGKIETLEKDDFVIEKGPDSFLARKTAMIDLAKELGLEGELVSMNPEAKKTYIVSEGKLHPMPSGLVLGIPTELGPFLRSGLVSWSGKARAMLDLVMPARQSEEDESLGAFIERRLGAEVLQNITEPLLAGIYAGDTYNLSLQSTFPQFGEVERAYGSLIKGMMSGKKPTETHTGTKRSAFLTFRKGLKTLVNGLVESLSDVDCRLRTEVVEIRRTGTDAYEVVLASGESLPADDVIVTVPAFAAAELLRPHVDVAALDAVNYVSVANVVMAFDRKDVTGQFDGSGFLVPRKEGMNITACTWTGIKWLHTSPEDKMLLRCYVGRSGDEEKTFLPDEELLELVLDDLKRLMNITARPLFTEITRLPKSMPQYPVGHLQQVAELRSQLEEKLPGVYATGAAFYGVGLPDCIKQAKELAEQMADQLKVAQA
- a CDS encoding helix-turn-helix domain-containing protein; protein product: MSTATILAEVHSFMKENELSLSQFSAKLNINAGTLSYILNGNRTLTIDHLDRISEVMGLPMGHYYEHYINDYLQERNPDWRRVAPFLRKCAELNKLDCIRRTICMLLDNLTYSTSLFELAEEFYEKGLYGAAEILYENVAMSETKQHSERLALCQYRLFKIRIGSDQAHNLKIAYQFEPYVDRLDEVTQLDALKDLANLYRSLREWDRLEVLALEMERKARLLYFSNRRSEKEFYEMQRRLSRPMFVYIVYAKLLCAEAYEGREDYTKALEYTYQYVDLSWVREKDEETKHWLSLFEKWSSANLHVNRLKSGEIEYLPEYVTFMEENPDEIIQAISNVMYAANRYQIDVDYILLRFKSEIEAYINRKQTNDLYNDHVLPDKYNQFLYDLTYYYLRKKDYTMGFNYLMQGLENSVRINNKEVLLDFMILFEQHRHMAAEDICQKYKEVVCEVKRGI
- a CDS encoding DUF92 domain-containing protein codes for the protein MDWIIGALCALIVSAAAYKKRSLSLSGMLAAWIMGTVYYGAGNLFWFGILLLFFVSSSVFSHFRGDRKAELEKSYAKSGRRDAGQVLANGGLGMLACLGNLFWPNPAWAYFFVGTMAAVTADTWATEWGGLSKSEPRSILNGRRVPPGTSGGVTLLGSTAALAGAVCIGGAAWLLRMWTGDDTYAGVGSALLALVKWGLIGGISGLAGAFADSWLGATVQYMHRCVVCGKEVEVATHCGQETVVLRGFRWMDNDMVNLLSSLAAGLLAWGIGMIG
- a CDS encoding CapA family protein, with the protein product MYPSRSEKYKKKQQEKKRRLNRIWLTLNLTLITLIFVLGAYFYLEERTGQAGLDSGTEQQLPGAWSDTGSDVGDPTTGETPIVQPDDRDAASTETEDESEQNPTNTGENSSGENNTDTGNEDKDGATNLPSNAGADLSEAGGDAARLLVHFAGDTMFSGKVEERLEKAGYELPYEYVRGLFQNDDLSVLNLETPVTTGGEPAEDKTYVFKSPPKAIEPMVQAGVDAVNLANNHVLDQGVPGLLDTMKALRQQNVMYVGAGKNSKEAYAPVYLERRGIKIALFGFSRVVPEPGWVAGANKPGVASVYAPEAALNAIKAARKNSDLVFVIAHWGKERTTKLEKHQQELAHAFIDAGADLVIGGHPHVMQGLEQYKGKWIAYSTGNFIFTKSKDPKTWETAVFAASCTRDGDCDLKLIPFRTELGQPVPMSAEDGNKLLKEIEGFSPGVRISEDGDVSASKTGRIQESGTSLSADDRT
- a CDS encoding ABC-F family ATP-binding cassette domain-containing protein, with amino-acid sequence MNILTVEHLTKTYGEKVLFQDASFGMDENDKIGIIGVNGTGKSTFLKVIAGLEQADSGKVAINRDVRVTFLAQNPDYDPDISVLRGVFQGGGPELQLVSAYMEAEEAIEREPGDAGRQAELARLSQEMDRLQTWTLVSEAKSVLSKLGITDFTQNMGSLSGGQRKRVALASALILPSELLIMDEPTNHIDNESVAWLETYLQKRRGALLLITHDRYFLDRVCNVMLELDHGRLFRYEANYSRFLELKSEREEREAASEQKRQNLLRGELAWIRRGAKARSTKQKARIERFEKLQAAKTEYKSDNLEISVASTRLGRKILEIEGLRKSIEGRLLIRDLTYTAVPGDRVGIVGPNGSGKSTLLNMIAGRIEPDAGHIVLGQTVKLGYFTQEHQEMDSQQRVIEYIKEAAEVVTTADGSRITASQMLERFLFPPEMQWTPIGKLSGGEKRRLYLLRVLMGAPNVLLLDEPTNDLDIQTLTVLEAYLDEFPGAVFVVSHDRYFLDRTVDKIMAFEGGGVVAVHVGDYSDYEEWTQGSGANGAGKGSEGSSAASGSRKAGSSDSAAARGSASQANTGNRNSGRGEKLKFSYNEQREFETIDATIEAAEQRLAAISEEMEAAASDAVRLQELMQQQQEAEAELDRLMERWTYLNELAEKIEAQRNG
- a CDS encoding M42 family metallopeptidase, giving the protein MNIQPNETYILNLLKSLLDTPSPSGFTHNVMTFIGREAEALGVPCSFNEKGGAILTVPGRDSSRRIALSGHVDTLGAMVRAIRSNGTLAITSVGGFMMNSIENEYCQIHTRSGRVYTGTILSTHPSVHVYSDARDFKREEKNMEVRIDEVVESKEDVLKLGIGVGDFISFDARAVITPSGFIKSRHLDDKASVAALFGLIESIRREGWTPRHDLVFLISNYEEVGHGASWIPDGVNEMIAVDMGAMGDDLSCKETDVSICAKDSSGPYDYEMTTRLIELAKGLGIPHAVDIYPYYGSDASAALRGGHNIRAALIGPGVHASHAMERTHKLAVINTTRLLAAYVAD
- a CDS encoding fumarylacetoacetate hydrolase family protein, with product MNKLIANVYCVGRNYRAHAEELGNEVPTEPMIFLKPSHAVTAMDGRGLELPADRGSVHYEAELVLRIARDYKPGMTVDELVDVIAFGIDFTLRDVQSIVKDKGNPWTPAKGFLQSAPITPYIAFPGAVETANEDFVLRKNGEIVQRGNISRMIFPLQQIVDYIAEHYGLGEGDLIFTGTPEGVGPVYQGDKLELSYGDKVLGSCTVAVGPSAK